A part of Candidatus Latescibacter sp. genomic DNA contains:
- a CDS encoding DUF5677 domain-containing protein, protein MSYKIINGFLGQEFSKEQQTIRQEHREVLSFARDINRFCFELLTDMRLDTKQKTSVCLLFVKSLEIYQASIVLIERGLVSASRVLVRCLIDSLGLLVCCTKYDTFLEKYENSYEHDRLHLMKIAKKLDKEQKYNINNVDLEEELRKLSNRIINLNYS, encoded by the coding sequence GTGAGCTATAAAATAATTAATGGCTTCTTAGGGCAAGAGTTTTCGAAAGAACAGCAAACAATAAGGCAGGAGCATCGAGAAGTTTTGTCCTTTGCTAGAGATATAAATCGATTCTGTTTTGAGTTGCTCACAGATATGAGACTGGATACTAAACAAAAAACATCAGTTTGTTTGTTGTTTGTAAAAAGCTTAGAGATTTATCAGGCTTCTATTGTTCTTATTGAGCGTGGTTTGGTTTCTGCATCTCGTGTATTAGTACGGTGTTTGATAGATTCTTTGGGTTTACTTGTTTGTTGCACAAAATATGACACGTTTTTGGAAAAATATGAAAACAGTTACGAACATGATAGATTACACTTGATGAAAATTGCAAAAAAACTTGATAAAGAACAAAAGTATAATATTAATAATGTCGATTTAGAAGAAGAGTTAAGGAAATTAAGTAATAGAATTATTAACCTGAATT
- the hisA gene encoding 1-(5-phosphoribosyl)-5-[(5-phosphoribosylamino)methylideneamino]imidazole-4-carboxamide isomerase → MIVIPAVDIKDGKCVRLLQGRMEDAKVYSDTPLKMALRWEKEGGKILHIVDLNGAFEGFGVNDSVVQEILEHVHVPVELGGGIRDMARIDTLLTMGIKRVILGTAAVENPRLVSMALDKYGPERILVGIDAKNGMAATRGWASDGGRPAVELGLEMKALGIERIVYTDISRDGMLTGPNIAETGRMARETGLKVIASGGVSSLDDIRALQLIESSGVDSVIVGKALYEGKFGLREAIEVAG, encoded by the coding sequence ATGATTGTTATCCCCGCGGTAGATATAAAAGACGGAAAATGCGTTCGCCTGCTCCAGGGCAGAATGGAGGATGCAAAGGTATATTCCGACACTCCCTTGAAGATGGCTCTCCGGTGGGAGAAAGAAGGCGGAAAAATCCTGCATATCGTGGACCTGAACGGCGCATTCGAAGGCTTTGGGGTAAATGACAGTGTGGTGCAGGAAATTCTCGAACATGTGCATGTTCCGGTGGAGCTCGGCGGGGGAATCCGTGATATGGCCCGGATCGACACCCTCCTGACGATGGGCATAAAGAGGGTCATCCTGGGAACAGCGGCGGTGGAAAATCCCCGTCTGGTCAGCATGGCATTGGATAAATACGGCCCGGAAAGGATTCTTGTCGGCATAGACGCCAAAAACGGAATGGCTGCAACGAGGGGATGGGCTTCTGACGGCGGCCGCCCGGCTGTGGAACTTGGTCTCGAGATGAAGGCGCTCGGCATCGAAAGGATTGTCTATACAGATATATCCCGTGACGGCATGCTAACCGGCCCGAATATCGCGGAAACCGGGCGCATGGCCCGCGAAACCGGACTCAAAGTTATCGCTTCCGGGGGAGTCTCCTCTCTCGACGATATCCGCGCGCTGCAACTGATAGAAAGCTCGGGAGTCGATTCGGTGATAGTCGGGAAGGCGCTGTACGAGGGGAAATTTGGTTTGAGAGAAGCGATTGAGGTTGCAGGATGA
- the hisH gene encoding imidazole glycerol phosphate synthase subunit HisH gives MITIIDYGMANLGSVFKAFENVGSEVRISARPEDLRDSSHIVLPGVGAFGDAMKNIRAIGMDEAVSEAIVEGKPFLGICLGLQVLFTEGEEKGIHRGLDILPGRVRIFTRGLVPQIGWNQAHIQREDPLLEGIPDHSYFYFVHSYYVDPEDHSDVIAETDYYINYASIVGRGRVWGVQFHPEKSQEMGLRILRNFAGIR, from the coding sequence ATGATAACGATAATCGATTACGGGATGGCCAATCTCGGAAGTGTGTTTAAAGCGTTCGAGAATGTCGGCTCAGAGGTGCGGATCAGCGCACGGCCGGAGGACCTCCGCGACAGCTCCCATATCGTTCTGCCGGGAGTGGGCGCATTCGGCGACGCCATGAAGAATATCCGCGCCATCGGAATGGATGAAGCCGTCAGTGAGGCAATCGTGGAGGGCAAACCCTTCCTGGGAATCTGCCTCGGCCTTCAGGTGCTGTTCACCGAGGGTGAAGAGAAGGGGATTCACCGGGGACTGGATATACTCCCCGGCAGGGTGCGTATCTTCACACGGGGACTGGTTCCCCAGATCGGCTGGAACCAGGCGCATATTCAGCGTGAAGACCCTCTCTTGGAGGGAATTCCCGACCATTCGTATTTCTATTTCGTGCACTCCTACTATGTCGATCCGGAAGACCATAGTGATGTCATCGCCGAGACAGACTATTATATCAATTATGCCTCGATCGTGGGGCGCGGACGGGTCTGGGGTGTCCAGTTTCATCCGGAGAAAAGCCAGGAAATGGGACTGAGGATACTCCGTAATTTTGCTGGGATCAGGTAA
- the proC gene encoding pyrroline-5-carboxylate reductase: MASETIGVIGAGNMGLAIIKGLITAEVYEAHNIFIYDIDSHREEIALKEGVSVTHSIEKMGETVDVVILAVKPATAEEALLHLKGAPKKTPVISICAGITTRAIEAVLPEHPVVRVMPNTPCMIGEGASAVAKGTYATEEHVHRAVRIMSALGYVAEIPEDLMDAVTGLSGSGPAYAAVMIDALTEGGVRMGIPRKIALKLAAQTVYGTARMILDKGMEPSSLRDMVTSPGGTTAEGLWALERNAFRWSLIDAVEAATMKARELGKTIE, encoded by the coding sequence ATGGCATCGGAAACGATTGGCGTCATCGGCGCAGGCAATATGGGGTTGGCGATCATAAAAGGGCTGATAACGGCCGAGGTTTACGAAGCCCATAACATATTCATCTACGATATCGACTCCCACCGTGAGGAAATCGCCCTCAAAGAAGGAGTGTCGGTGACGCACTCCATCGAGAAGATGGGAGAAACGGTTGATGTGGTAATTTTGGCGGTAAAACCGGCAACAGCGGAAGAAGCGCTTCTCCATCTGAAAGGCGCTCCGAAAAAAACGCCTGTCATTTCCATTTGCGCGGGCATAACCACCAGAGCGATCGAGGCAGTGCTACCCGAACATCCGGTGGTGCGGGTCATGCCCAACACTCCCTGCATGATCGGAGAAGGGGCGAGCGCGGTGGCGAAAGGAACCTATGCCACAGAGGAGCATGTCCACCGCGCAGTCCGGATCATGAGCGCCCTCGGCTATGTGGCTGAAATTCCCGAGGACCTTATGGATGCGGTGACCGGTCTTTCCGGCAGCGGCCCGGCCTATGCGGCGGTAATGATCGACGCCCTGACCGAGGGAGGGGTAAGGATGGGCATTCCCCGTAAGATAGCGCTCAAACTGGCCGCCCAGACTGTGTATGGAACCGCCAGAATGATCCTGGACAAGGGAATGGAACCCTCCAGTCTCCGTGATATGGTCACCTCGCCGGGAGGAACCACCGCCGAAGGTCTCTGGGCGCTGGAACGGAATGCGTTCCGCTGGTCGCTCATCGATGCTGTGGAGGCGGCGACGATGAAAGCGCGGGAATTGGGGAAGACGATTGAATGA